The following proteins are co-located in the Microvirga ossetica genome:
- a CDS encoding histidine phosphatase family protein produces MTASRPTIYFIRHGETDWNLEGRLQGQKDIPLNDVGRVQAEEAGRRLQALAPHVEDLAYIASPMTRTRETMEILRETLGLHPESYKLDERLVELTFGVWEGMTWKEVRKAEPQLAALREQDKWHYAPPGGGESYAMLVERTRPFLDDLTRDTVVVAHGGVARAFLSIACGVSSRQAASLDIWQGRVLVIEGRSHRWV; encoded by the coding sequence GTGACCGCGTCTCGACCGACGATCTACTTCATTCGCCACGGCGAGACGGACTGGAACCTCGAAGGCAGGCTCCAGGGGCAGAAGGACATTCCGCTCAACGATGTCGGCCGCGTCCAGGCCGAGGAGGCGGGGCGCCGCCTCCAGGCGCTCGCCCCCCACGTGGAGGATCTCGCCTATATCGCGAGCCCCATGACCCGCACCCGCGAGACCATGGAGATCCTGCGCGAGACCCTCGGCCTTCACCCGGAATCCTACAAGCTCGACGAGCGCCTGGTCGAGCTGACCTTCGGCGTCTGGGAGGGCATGACCTGGAAGGAAGTGCGCAAGGCGGAGCCGCAGCTCGCAGCGCTTCGCGAGCAGGACAAGTGGCACTACGCCCCGCCCGGCGGCGGCGAAAGCTATGCCATGCTGGTCGAACGCACCCGCCCGTTCCTCGACGACCTCACCCGCGACACGGTGGTGGTGGCCCATGGCGGCGTCGCCCGCGCGTTCCTCTCCATCGCCTGCGGCGTTTCCTCAAGACAGGCGGCGAGCCTGGATATCTGGCAGGGCCGAGTGCTCGTGATCGAGGGGCGCAGTCACCGCTGGGTGTAA
- a CDS encoding potassium transporter Kup: MATVADAHADDSRAGIASRAVVLGALGVVFGDIGTSPLYALREAAMAAGHGVLSRETVMGVLSLILWALFIVISVKYCLFILRADNRGEGGIIALLALLGVRRIQPGSWRVYLAVFGLVGTALLYADGAITPAISVLSAVEGLAVGSEQFEPYVLPITIAILVALFSVQRMGTGRIGRIFGPFMLIWFSVLGLLGLGSIVAAPGVVAAINPVYALSFMIHTDVAVTLAVLAAVFLTVTGGEALYADLGHFGPVPIRMAWFFVVLPALMLNYFGQGALLLTHPESLESPFYHLAPDWAHYPLVVLATLATVIASQAVITGAFSLTQQAIQLGFLPRMRVIHTSTHERGHVYVPFVNWALALLTFAAVLGFGSSSNLAGAYGLAVSLDMVITTILATFVALHWGHRPVLVYLLNGFLLLVDLVFFAANTTKLLDGGWFPLLIASTVAFMMLTWRKGQQLVQRARTHLRMSTREFLHLLEEKPPIRIPGTAVVMSASPNGIPGTLLHHLKHNRVLHESVFLVSVVVTDEPTVADEARLHLIPIGEGVQRLVLRLGFTEKPNVPATLRFAAARLDLPDLDPDTITYYVGRQTVVATRTLAGMAFWREVIFAMLNRNAELTADYFCIPASQVVEIGSSIEI; encoded by the coding sequence ATGGCCACAGTCGCTGACGCCCATGCCGACGACAGCAGAGCCGGAATCGCCTCGCGGGCGGTCGTCCTCGGCGCCCTGGGAGTCGTGTTCGGCGATATCGGCACCAGCCCGCTCTACGCGCTGAGGGAGGCGGCCATGGCCGCAGGCCACGGCGTCCTGTCGCGAGAGACTGTGATGGGGGTTCTGTCCCTCATCCTGTGGGCACTCTTCATCGTCATTTCGGTCAAGTACTGCCTGTTCATCCTCCGCGCCGACAATCGCGGCGAGGGCGGCATCATCGCGCTGCTCGCCCTTCTGGGCGTACGGCGCATTCAGCCCGGTTCCTGGCGCGTCTACCTGGCGGTGTTCGGCCTTGTGGGCACTGCCTTGCTCTACGCGGACGGCGCGATCACGCCCGCCATTTCCGTCCTGAGCGCCGTCGAAGGCCTCGCCGTCGGTTCCGAGCAGTTCGAGCCTTACGTGCTGCCGATCACCATCGCCATTCTGGTGGCGCTGTTTTCCGTGCAGCGCATGGGCACTGGCCGGATCGGCCGGATCTTCGGACCGTTCATGCTGATCTGGTTCTCGGTTCTCGGCCTGCTCGGGCTCGGCAGCATCGTCGCCGCGCCCGGAGTGGTGGCCGCGATCAACCCGGTTTATGCGCTCTCCTTCATGATCCATACGGATGTGGCGGTGACGCTTGCCGTCCTCGCGGCCGTGTTTCTCACCGTGACGGGCGGCGAGGCCCTCTACGCGGATCTCGGCCATTTCGGTCCCGTCCCGATCCGGATGGCCTGGTTCTTCGTCGTTCTGCCTGCCCTGATGCTGAATTATTTCGGCCAGGGAGCCCTGCTCCTGACCCATCCCGAATCCCTGGAGAGCCCGTTCTACCACCTGGCGCCGGACTGGGCGCATTATCCGCTGGTCGTCCTGGCGACGCTCGCCACCGTCATCGCCTCTCAGGCGGTGATCACCGGGGCCTTCTCCCTGACGCAGCAGGCGATCCAGCTCGGCTTCCTGCCCCGGATGCGGGTCATCCACACGTCGACCCACGAGCGTGGGCATGTCTATGTGCCGTTCGTGAACTGGGCCCTCGCCCTGCTGACCTTCGCGGCCGTCCTCGGCTTCGGATCGTCGAGCAACCTTGCCGGCGCCTATGGCCTTGCGGTCTCGCTCGACATGGTGATCACCACGATCCTGGCGACCTTCGTCGCCCTGCACTGGGGCCACCGGCCCGTGCTGGTCTATCTGCTGAACGGTTTCCTGCTGCTGGTCGATCTCGTCTTCTTCGCCGCGAACACGACCAAGCTGCTCGACGGCGGCTGGTTCCCGCTTCTCATCGCATCGACCGTGGCCTTCATGATGCTGACCTGGCGCAAGGGACAGCAGCTCGTCCAGCGCGCACGCACGCACTTACGCATGTCGACGCGGGAGTTCCTCCATCTGCTCGAGGAGAAGCCGCCGATCCGGATTCCGGGAACGGCGGTGGTCATGTCCGCATCGCCCAACGGGATTCCCGGCACCCTCCTGCATCACCTGAAGCACAACCGGGTGCTGCACGAGAGCGTGTTCCTCGTCTCCGTGGTGGTTACCGACGAGCCTACTGTCGCGGACGAGGCCCGCCTTCACCTGATCCCGATCGGGGAGGGCGTCCAGCGCCTCGTCCTGCGTCTGGGCTTTACCGAAAAGCCCAATGTGCCGGCGACGTTGCGCTTTGCGGCCGCCCGCCTCGACCTGCCCGATCTCGACCCGGACACCATCACCTATTACGTCGGCCGCCAGACGGTCGTCGCGACGCGCACGCTTGCCGGCATGGCTTTCTGGCGCGAGGTGATCTTCGCCATGCTCAACCGGAACGCCGAGCTGACGGCGGATTATTTCTGCATCCCGGCCTCGCAGGTGGTTGAGATCGGAAGCTCGATCGAGATTTGA